The following coding sequences are from one Prochlorococcus sp. MIT 1314 window:
- a CDS encoding PP2C family protein-serine/threonine phosphatase, which produces MKNNQKEKLFSNKFIQQFLDNDFTLSSKNKYMFAEIASSLAYYLTSFSNINKLLDYVCLIFKHIFNDKIILIIPLDYEGQIWHQNIKISANNEFFKVQEQINICLNQFNFSKNFQLKQIQTFENALKNNFKDYKIETKKILSRSKCRGFIYIFSKDIFGESITNDYNFNFIQNCLAVGLENYCLIKTNKKHEKVDREISTGAEIQSQLLPDYCPIIHGVDLAAHCRPALQLGGDYYDFMCLKTNISEKRKEKARWALVIGDVMGKGIPAGLLMTMLRGMLRAEVLTGLPPDRILHDLNQLAINDLDQSHRFVTLFYSDYDPRARKLRFANAAHNPPLLWKSSDQTIIKLDAEGLVLGLQKDAEYHCGEIKLNENDVVLYYTDGVIDTSNSLGERFDEQRLIKIFTKLCKQSYSSQEILNKIFKKLDDFTGQNRHLEDDASMVILQLK; this is translated from the coding sequence GTGAAAAATAATCAAAAAGAAAAATTATTTTCAAACAAATTTATTCAACAATTTTTAGATAATGATTTTACTTTATCTTCAAAAAACAAATATATGTTTGCTGAAATTGCATCTTCATTAGCATATTATTTGACGTCTTTTTCCAATATAAATAAATTACTTGATTATGTATGCTTAATTTTTAAACATATTTTTAATGATAAAATAATATTAATTATCCCTTTAGATTATGAGGGACAAATATGGCATCAAAACATAAAAATTTCTGCTAATAATGAATTTTTTAAAGTTCAAGAACAAATTAATATTTGTCTAAATCAATTTAATTTTTCTAAAAATTTTCAATTAAAACAAATTCAAACTTTTGAAAATGCTTTAAAAAATAATTTTAAAGATTATAAAATCGAAACAAAAAAAATATTATCTAGAAGTAAATGTAGAGGATTTATCTACATTTTTAGCAAAGATATATTTGGTGAATCCATCACTAATGATTATAATTTTAATTTTATTCAAAATTGTCTCGCTGTTGGATTAGAAAATTACTGCTTAATAAAAACAAATAAAAAGCATGAGAAGGTAGATAGAGAAATTTCTACCGGAGCTGAAATACAATCTCAATTACTTCCAGATTATTGTCCAATTATTCACGGTGTAGACCTTGCTGCACATTGTAGGCCAGCTCTTCAATTAGGTGGAGATTACTATGATTTTATGTGCTTAAAGACAAATATCTCAGAAAAAAGAAAAGAAAAAGCTAGATGGGCTTTGGTAATAGGGGATGTTATGGGCAAAGGGATTCCCGCAGGTCTATTAATGACTATGCTACGAGGAATGCTGCGTGCGGAGGTTCTTACTGGCTTACCACCTGATAGGATTTTGCACGATTTGAATCAACTAGCAATAAATGATTTAGATCAATCACATAGATTTGTCACATTATTCTATTCAGATTATGACCCTAGAGCCAGAAAATTGAGATTTGCTAATGCGGCACATAATCCTCCTTTGCTTTGGAAAAGTTCAGATCAGACAATCATAAAATTAGATGCTGAAGGATTAGTACTTGGACTACAAAAAGACGCTGAATATCATTGTGGTGAAATCAAGCTAAATGAGAATGATGTAGTCCTTTATTATACCGATGGAGTAATCGATACTTCTAATTCCCTTGGAGAAAGATTTGATGAGCAAAGGTTAATTAAAATTTTTACAAAATTATGTAAGCAGTCCTATTCATCTCAAGAAATTTTAAATAAAATATTTAAAAAGTTGGATGACTTTACTGGACAAAATAGACATTTAGAAGATGATGCATCAATGGTAATTTTGCAATTGAAATAG
- the argH gene encoding argininosuccinate lyase: MAKVWSKRFDNSLNPFIEKFNASIDFDRKLILEDLDCSIAHAKMLGKTEVLSSSETFQIINGLEAIKVEFLEGKFIPSLPSEDIHYCIEEKLISLIGETGKKLHTGRSRNDQVGTDIRLWLRKEIDNLDVLITDLQKSFFNLAKSNIYTLIPGYTHMQRAQPLSLAHHLLAYLEMFQRDRERFKQVRSRVNISPLGAAALAGTKIKIDRNFTAAELGFDGIYRNSIDAVSDRDFCIEFVSSSALAMSHLSKISEEIILWVTDEFSFAKLTDKCATGSSLMPQKKNPDVPELIRGKTGRVYGHLQALLTMVKGVPLAYNKDFQEDKEPIFDTAKTLSSCIKAMTILIDEGIEFNIKNLSDSVENDFSNATDLADYLVGKKVPFRTAYNVVGEIVKYCSERKMLFKNLKIEEFKNFHPEFHDDVFVELQPHNVVKSRKSEGGTGFAQVEKEVNIWQKKLSL, translated from the coding sequence ATGGCAAAAGTTTGGAGTAAAAGATTTGATAATTCACTTAACCCTTTTATTGAAAAGTTTAATGCGTCAATAGATTTTGATAGAAAGCTTATTTTGGAAGATTTAGATTGTTCGATTGCTCATGCAAAAATGCTTGGTAAAACAGAAGTTTTATCCTCTTCTGAAACTTTTCAGATTATTAATGGTTTAGAGGCAATAAAAGTTGAGTTTTTGGAGGGTAAATTTATTCCTAGTCTGCCTTCCGAAGATATTCACTATTGTATTGAAGAAAAACTAATTAGTTTAATCGGTGAAACTGGCAAAAAATTACATACAGGTAGAAGTAGAAACGATCAAGTCGGAACAGATATAAGATTGTGGCTAAGAAAAGAGATCGATAATCTTGATGTTTTAATAACTGATTTGCAAAAATCCTTTTTTAATCTTGCGAAATCTAATATCTATACCTTAATTCCTGGATATACCCATATGCAAAGAGCGCAACCATTATCTTTAGCTCATCATTTATTGGCTTATTTAGAAATGTTCCAAAGAGATCGCGAAAGATTTAAACAAGTAAGATCAAGAGTCAATATTTCTCCATTAGGAGCTGCAGCATTAGCTGGTACAAAAATAAAAATAGATAGGAACTTTACAGCTGCGGAATTGGGTTTTGACGGTATTTATAGGAATAGTATTGATGCAGTTAGCGATAGGGATTTTTGTATAGAGTTTGTTTCTTCATCTGCTTTAGCAATGTCTCATTTGAGTAAAATCTCTGAGGAAATAATTTTATGGGTAACTGATGAATTTTCTTTTGCAAAATTAACAGATAAATGTGCTACGGGCAGCAGTTTAATGCCTCAGAAAAAAAATCCAGATGTTCCAGAATTGATAAGAGGAAAAACGGGAAGAGTATATGGCCACCTTCAAGCATTGTTAACCATGGTCAAAGGGGTACCCCTTGCATATAATAAGGATTTTCAGGAGGATAAAGAGCCAATATTTGATACAGCAAAAACCTTATCTTCTTGCATCAAAGCAATGACTATATTAATTGATGAGGGCATAGAATTTAATATTAAGAATTTATCTGATTCCGTAGAAAATGATTTTTCTAATGCTACCGACTTGGCAGATTATTTGGTTGGTAAAAAGGTTCCCTTTAGGACTGCTTATAATGTTGTCGGTGAAATTGTTAAGTATTGCTCAGAAAGAAAAATGTTATTTAAAAACCTTAAAATTGAGGAATTTAAAAATTTTCATCCCGAATTTCATGATGATGTTTTTGTTGAGCTTCAACCTCATAATGTCGTTAAGTCAAGAAAAAGTGAGGGTGGAACAGGTTTTGCCCAAGTTGAAAAGGAGGTAAATATTTGGCAAAAAAAATTGTCACTCTGA
- a CDS encoding RNA-binding protein, producing MSIFVGNLPFRAEREDVLQLFAPFGEVLNCSLPLERDTGRKRGFAFVEMADEAIELTAIDGLQGTELMGRPLRINKAEPRGSGGSRRGGRGGYGGGNNGGGYSGGGGYGGGNNGGGYGGGGYGGGYGGGGYGGGYGGGGYGGGNNGGGNSEPNSSYTNKSSGAEGWEDRSYGNSSENSDYESGRIRRKRGVSNEGNISNEDD from the coding sequence GTGAGTATTTTTGTTGGCAATTTGCCTTTCCGCGCAGAGCGTGAAGATGTTTTACAGTTGTTTGCCCCTTTTGGTGAGGTCTTAAATTGTTCTCTTCCTCTTGAAAGAGATACTGGAAGAAAAAGAGGATTCGCCTTTGTTGAGATGGCTGATGAAGCAATAGAGTTAACAGCTATTGATGGCTTGCAAGGCACAGAGCTTATGGGTAGGCCATTAAGAATTAATAAGGCGGAGCCAAGAGGATCTGGTGGATCTCGTAGAGGAGGAAGAGGCGGCTATGGCGGTGGTAATAATGGTGGCGGCTATAGTGGCGGTGGCGGCTATGGCGGTGGTAATAATGGTGGAGGCTATGGCGGTGGTGGCTATGGTGGCGGCTATGGCGGTGGTGGCTATGGCGGTGGCTATGGCGGTGGTGGCTATGGCGGTGGTAATAATGGTGGCGGTAATTCTGAACCTAATTCGTCTTACACTAATAAATCCTCTGGAGCAGAAGGATGGGAAGATAGAAGTTATGGAAATTCTTCTGAAAACTCTGACTACGAAAGTGGCAGAATTAGGAGAAAAAGGGGGGTTTCCAATGAGGGTAATATTTCAAATGAAGATGATTAG
- the dusA gene encoding tRNA dihydrouridine(20/20a) synthase DusA, with amino-acid sequence MSSDHTNSIKNIHKLSIAPMMDCTDKHFRMIMRKISTEALLYTEMIVAQSLVYSNKKENFLDFNNEEHPISIQFGGDNPEILKEAAQMAQDWGYDEINFNVGCPSPRVCSGNFGASLMKDHAKVAKCIETLKNNCSLPVTIKHRIGVDEDDSFINLNNFVRNIANAGADRFTVHARKAITKGLNPKQNRTIPPLKYDVVKKLKKLNPELLIEINGGFTNIDQSLKALNDFDGVMIGRAVYKHPLRWSEIDQKVYGRNTKPKFASDIIFSLIPYIEKHLTNGGKSWDICKHLINLVEGKPKAKIWRNQISIKSIKKELDIEYLFKLTSRLKEMGY; translated from the coding sequence ATGAGTTCTGATCATACTAATTCTATTAAAAATATTCATAAATTAAGTATTGCTCCAATGATGGATTGTACTGATAAACATTTCAGAATGATAATGAGAAAAATAAGTACTGAAGCTCTTTTGTATACAGAAATGATTGTGGCCCAAAGCTTAGTTTATTCGAATAAAAAAGAAAACTTTTTAGATTTTAATAATGAAGAACACCCGATATCGATTCAATTTGGTGGAGATAATCCTGAAATTCTTAAAGAAGCTGCCCAAATGGCACAAGATTGGGGTTATGACGAAATAAACTTTAATGTTGGCTGTCCAAGTCCAAGAGTATGTTCTGGAAATTTTGGCGCTTCACTTATGAAAGACCATGCAAAAGTAGCAAAATGCATAGAAACCCTAAAAAATAACTGCAGCTTACCGGTGACTATTAAACACAGAATCGGTGTAGACGAAGATGATAGTTTTATAAATTTAAATAATTTCGTAAGAAATATTGCTAATGCTGGTGCAGACAGATTTACAGTTCATGCAAGAAAAGCCATTACAAAAGGTCTAAATCCAAAACAAAACAGAACTATTCCCCCGCTTAAGTACGATGTAGTTAAAAAATTAAAAAAATTAAATCCAGAATTATTAATAGAAATCAATGGGGGGTTCACAAATATCGATCAATCATTAAAAGCCCTTAATGATTTTGATGGTGTAATGATTGGAAGAGCAGTCTACAAACATCCTTTAAGATGGTCTGAAATTGATCAAAAAGTTTATGGAAGAAATACAAAACCAAAATTTGCTTCAGATATTATCTTCTCTTTAATTCCATACATAGAAAAGCATTTAACTAATGGAGGAAAATCTTGGGATATTTGTAAACATCTTATAAATTTAGTCGAAGGTAAACCAAAAGCAAAAATTTGGAGAAACCAAATTTCAATTAAATCTATAAAAAAGGAATTAGATATTGAATATCTTTTTAAATTAACTTCTAGGCTTAAAGAGATGGGTTACTAA
- the msrB gene encoding peptide-methionine (R)-S-oxide reductase MsrB yields the protein MNQFLSRRTFILIPTMSILKIIFKPMQVLASSLASKEAWNLSKDEWKSRLSPESYYILREEGTERAFTSELNNEKRKGVFHCAGCDLPLFLSDKKYDSGTGWPSFWDSIAGSVETKVDFKLIVPRTEYHCSRCGGHQGHVFNDGPQPTGKRYCNNGLALNFVPE from the coding sequence ATGAATCAATTTCTATCAAGAAGAACTTTTATTTTAATTCCTACTATGTCAATTTTAAAAATAATCTTTAAGCCTATGCAAGTATTAGCTTCTTCGCTTGCTTCTAAAGAGGCGTGGAATTTATCAAAAGATGAATGGAAATCTAGGCTAAGTCCAGAATCCTATTATATTTTGAGGGAGGAAGGAACTGAAAGAGCTTTTACTAGCGAATTAAATAATGAGAAAAGAAAAGGGGTTTTTCACTGCGCAGGATGTGATTTGCCACTTTTTCTTTCAGATAAAAAGTATGATAGTGGCACTGGATGGCCAAGTTTTTGGGATTCAATTGCAGGCTCAGTTGAAACAAAGGTTGATTTCAAGTTAATTGTTCCAAGAACTGAATATCATTGTTCTAGGTGCGGAGGTCATCAAGGACATGTCTTTAATGATGGACCACAACCCACCGGCAAACGGTATTGTAATAATGGCCTAGCATTAAATTTTGTTCCAGAGTAA
- the grpE gene encoding nucleotide exchange factor GrpE, with protein sequence MIENQSDNVDNKENDVSSQENAPEDTSSSEDQIIENDESSFQEKEVINTEELKNTISNNDARLEQLEKEHETLKNQYVRISADFDNFRKRQSRDQDDLKIQLVSKSLTAILPIVDNFERARQQLKPESEEAQALHRSYQGLYKQLVEVLKQQGVAPMRVVGQQFDPNLHEAVLREPSEEFKEDCIVEELQRGYQLEGKVLRHALVKVSMGPGKQNSQEEVEKDTVERDIDSEENTSEDE encoded by the coding sequence ATGATTGAGAATCAATCAGACAATGTTGATAACAAAGAAAATGATGTATCTAGTCAGGAAAATGCACCTGAAGATACTTCATCTTCAGAAGATCAAATTATTGAAAACGACGAATCATCTTTTCAAGAAAAAGAAGTGATAAATACTGAAGAATTAAAAAATACTATTTCGAATAATGATGCAAGGTTAGAACAGTTAGAAAAAGAGCATGAAACATTAAAAAATCAATATGTAAGAATTTCGGCAGATTTTGATAATTTTAGAAAAAGACAGTCTAGAGATCAGGATGATTTAAAAATTCAACTTGTTTCTAAGTCTTTAACTGCAATACTACCTATTGTTGATAATTTTGAGAGAGCAAGACAGCAACTGAAACCTGAAAGTGAAGAAGCTCAAGCTCTTCATAGAAGTTATCAAGGATTATACAAACAATTAGTAGAAGTCTTAAAACAACAGGGGGTTGCGCCTATGAGAGTTGTTGGTCAGCAATTTGATCCAAATTTACATGAAGCTGTATTAAGAGAGCCTAGTGAAGAGTTTAAAGAAGATTGCATTGTAGAGGAACTGCAGCGAGGATATCAATTAGAAGGTAAGGTCTTGAGACATGCGTTGGTTAAAGTTTCTATGGGGCCTGGCAAACAAAATTCACAAGAGGAAGTAGAAAAGGATACAGTTGAAAGGGATATTGATTCAGAGGAAAATACTTCT